A part of Pirellulales bacterium genomic DNA contains:
- a CDS encoding HDIG domain-containing protein, producing MNRDDAFALVCEFTQSESLRKHMLAVEAAMRAYARRLVEDEAKWGIVGLLHDFDYERWPNPPDHPLRGSAILAERGYSDEVIYAIKSHADYVVDCPRVSLLDKALYACDELAGFYTAVARLRPEGIRGMQAKSVRKKLQQKSFAASINRDNIVRGSVDLGVDLDEHIQVVIDAMSTIADQLGLGNSEPRGPSGLAVF from the coding sequence ATGAACCGCGACGATGCTTTTGCACTGGTATGTGAATTTACGCAGAGTGAGTCCTTGCGCAAGCATATGCTGGCCGTTGAAGCGGCCATGCGGGCCTACGCCAGGCGGCTGGTGGAAGACGAAGCGAAATGGGGAATCGTCGGGCTACTGCACGATTTCGACTATGAGCGATGGCCCAACCCGCCCGATCATCCGCTTCGAGGTTCAGCGATCTTGGCGGAACGCGGGTATTCCGACGAGGTAATCTATGCGATTAAGTCTCACGCGGACTATGTGGTCGATTGTCCGCGCGTCTCACTGCTGGACAAAGCACTTTATGCCTGCGACGAATTAGCGGGGTTTTACACGGCGGTGGCGCGGCTACGGCCGGAGGGGATCCGCGGGATGCAAGCCAAGAGCGTACGGAAGAAACTGCAACAGAAGAGCTTTGCCGCCAGCATCAACCGCGACAACATCGTTCGTGGAAGCGTCGATTTGGGCGTTGACTTGGATGAACACATTCAAGTGGTGATCGACGCGATGTCAACCATTGCCGATCAACTCGGGCTGGGAAACAGTGAACCGCGCGGACCATCTGGCTTGGCAGTTTTTTAA